From one Planococcus citri chromosome 3, ihPlaCitr1.1, whole genome shotgun sequence genomic stretch:
- the Mpi gene encoding mannose-6-phosphate isomerase — MELECPVKQYHWGKHGTNSLVAELKRNVNSDFVVNNGETYAELWMGTHPSGPAYVKKHGTSLENWILMNPSSLGKAVKNTFGVTLPFLFKVLSVEMPLSIQVHPSKETAAKLHTKYPELYQDRNHKPEIAIALTEFEALCGFRPIDEIKNFLTIIPELCELIGPDLSQNLLDCNEINQQYNLKKCFTALMTAPEDSVRKQLQALIKRISDMGDDEENKSKVLHDLLNRIHGFFPGDVGCFCIYFFNHLILKPGEAIFLAANDPHAYLSGDCIECMATSDNVVRAGLTPKFRDVNTLCEIINYSCCSAKSKILAPEKENEFSHVYRPPVSEFAVSKININKSDDFKLTRSTPSISIVISGNGRVGDLEVFKGKVIYNGANDSLFVRVPPKKSLLMYQAFVNV; from the exons ATGGAATTAGAATGTCCTGTCAAACAATATCACTGGGGTAAGCATGGTACGAATAGCTTGGTAGCGGAATTGAAACGTAACGTCAACTCCGATTTTGTGGTGAATAATGGTGAAACGTATGCTGAATTATGGATGGGGACTCATCCGAGCGGACCAGCTTATGTCAAGAAACATGGCACATCGTTAGAGAATTGGATCCTCATGAACCCGTCTTCTTTGGGAAAAGCTGTCAAAAATACTTTCGGTGTTACTTTGCCATTCCTATTTAAAGTGCTGTCCGTCGAAATGCCTTTATCCATTCAAGTTCATCCATCTAAA GAAACTGCTGCGAAGCTTCATACTAAATACCCAGAGTTATATCAGGATAGAAACCATAAACCAGAAATAGCTATTGCTTTGACTGAATTTGAAGCGTTATGTGGCTTTAGACCTatagatgaaattaaaaacttctTAACAA TTATACCCGAATTATGTGAACTCATTGGCCCAGATCTATCGCAAAATCTTTTGGACTGTAATGAAATCAATCAACAGTATAATCTGAAGAAGTGTTTCACCGCTCTGATGACCGCGCCGGAAGATAGTGTTCGGAAACAATTACAGGCACTGATCAAACGAATTTCAGATATGGGTG ACGACGAAGAAAATAAATCTAAAGTACTCCACGATCTATTGAATAGAATACATGGATTTTTCCCCGGCGACGTTGGATGTTTCTGCATCTATTTCTTTAACCATCTTATTTTAAAGCCTGGAGAGGCAATTTTCCTAGCAGCAAATGATCCCCATGCTTACCTTTCCGGAG attgcATCGAGTGTATGGCAACTTCGGACAATGTCGTGCGAGCTGGACTCACTCCGAAATTCCGCGATGTAAATACACTTTGTGAAATAATCAATTATAGCTGCTGTTCagctaaatcaaaaattcttgcaCCAGAAAAAGAGAATGAATTTTCTCACGTGTACAGACCACCTGTTAGCGAATTCGCTGTCAGCAAGATAAAC ATTAATAAGAGCGACGATTTCAAACTTACCAGAAGTACACCATCGATATCGATTGTTATAAGTGGCAACGGACGCGTTGGAGATCTTGAAGTATTCAAAGGCAAAGTGATTTACAACGGAGCAAATGATAGCCTTTTTGTACGAGTACCTCCTAAAAAATCGTTACTCATGTACCAAGCTTTTGTTAACGTGTAA